GTCTCCCAAAAATTTTCTGGTACTCAGCAGGAACACGATTAAGGGGCATATAGCCACCAGACATCTCAAGCATCTTCACTAACTGACCCTTCAAACCATTCAGGTCTCCAGGCTGTACCCACATCAGATCATTATGCTCATAAGAAGCACCAGGTCCTGCTGAAACTTCATTCAGACCAGATGGAAGACTGTGTGATCTCAAACTTGTAGAAAAACAAGGCGCGGATACTGCCGCTGTGTTGTATTCGGATAGAGAATGTGCCATCACTGAGAAATCCCTTGAGTTATAATAGCTCTGTGAAATCCCTCTATATACGATCGCTTCTTCTTCATTTTGAGCATCAGGGTTTTCATTGATCTGGTATCCCATTATATACCCTGAAGCATCTACTGCACCTCCGCGCAAAGGAACTAATGTTTTAGACGGAGGAACAAAGCCTTCACCACGAACCACACTCGGCCAGTCCCAAACAAACCTGCCTGCATTACTCAGTGCAGATGATACGCCCACACCAGAAGGAATGACAAGAATCACAGTATATCCACGTTGACCAAGAATGTGAAGTGCTGGAGCAAAGTCAACATCTCCTGATATAAGCATTATAGAAGATGGCGGACGATTGTCTAGGGCAAAGAGAAACATATCAATCAAGATAGCCTTATCAGCAGCATCCTTTCTCCCATTAGGTACATCTACTAGTTTAACACCAGTCCTTTGGCAGCCCTCTCTTAATCGTCTAGGAAAAGCATTAAAATCCCCGTACGCAGAAAATGTGGTAACAGCTCCCTTGATAACTGGATGGACCCGCAATGCCATTCTGATGTTCCCTGCAACATCTTCTGGGCGTACATCACTAGGAACAGGGCAGTTTTCAATGTCCCAAAGAATAGCAACAGGACCATCCAACGAATGAAGTTGGGAAGAAGTTTGAGACGAATTCGTGTTTGCAACTGCCATATGTGCTTGTGCTGATGCTTCTGTTGACAATATTAAAGCTGATGTGATGGTATTAGCCATGACCTTTTGCTCATATATATTCAAAGCACCCTGCCAGAAAGTTGAAAGAATGAACTATGAAAAGCAATGCAACAACTTGCCTCAAGTTAAAAGCTGTTGAAGACAAGCCCGCTAGCAAAATTAAACATAACAACAAAACAGAAAAGATTAAAACATAAACCTATATATACATCCCCTCCAGCAAGGGAGGTTCACACTCGAGGAGATTTGAGCATGGGTGAGATACAAGTCAAATGCTTCATCTGTCAGTATAGTACCTCGGGTAACCTCTAATTAACCCTGTACCAGTTTTGTAAAAAATTTACGATCCCCGTCAAAGTTACACACTAAAGATAAAAAGGCGCAGGTTGATGCTCGCATTACTGAATATTCTACCATGGATAAGAAAAGAGAACGACGAAATACAGTATCAATTACAATTCCAGAGACTGAGGATCTTGGTATTCCACTACCAGGTCGTTTCAATATTActatattaattattttatttgtagTTCTCTCATTATTTTTATATTAGTATtgttaaatttaaaaattctcTGCAAACTAGTTTCCCCAAAATGAAGGTTTTATCactatattttttaattttaatcttcGCCAAAATAAGCCATATAATACATTATCTTTTATGGTGAGATTGAGCTGATAAGAAAGGCAAACTTAGAGGGGCAGGTTACTATTAGTGAAAATGAATAAAGTCCGAATGGTTCATGATCTATCAATGAAATAACACGTGAAGTCAATCAAATATCCAGTATATCTCCTCGGACACTTAAAATTTACTATTATTGATATTTAGTCACACACTGGATCTATTTAAGCCACGTTCCCAAATGCGTTCATTATATAATCAAGAAAGTACGACATTCAGAAACTACTCACCTAACTTATATGCCCCTATATAACAAATGAGAGGTTAGCAGAAAAT
The sequence above is drawn from the Apium graveolens cultivar Ventura chromosome 2, ASM990537v1, whole genome shotgun sequence genome and encodes:
- the LOC141707776 gene encoding uncharacterized protein LOC141707776; translation: MANTITSALILSTEASAQAHMAVANTNSSQTSSQLHSLDGPVAILWDIENCPVPSDVRPEDVAGNIRMALRVHPVIKGAVTTFSAYGDFNAFPRRLREGCQRTGVKLVDVPNGRKDAADKAILIDMFLFALDNRPPSSIMLISGDVDFAPALHILGQRGYTVILVIPSGVGVSSALSNAGRFVWDWPSVVRGEGFVPPSKTLVPLRGGAVDASGYIMGYQINENPDAQNEEEAIVYRGISQSYYNSRDFSVMAHSLSEYNTAAVSAPCFSTSLRSHSLPSGLNEVSAGPGASYEHNDLMWVQPGDLNGLKGQLVKMLEMSGGYMPLNRVPAEYQKIFGRPLYVSEYGSYKLVNLFNKMADKISVEGKGQRRFVCLHGIRAGSSGPQSDMAKNDKKGKGIREENNDVIVGMGSSDEFSDDDRMVKEHDERRDKDTVGLGMINQSRIADQNLEQLKYELQEILVSYSCRIFLGCFEAIYKQRYKKPLDYQRFGVNELEELFDKLKDIVVLHEEPASKKKFLVALSG